A single window of Actinomycetota bacterium DNA harbors:
- a CDS encoding TadE/TadG family type IV pilus assembly protein, translating into MWRRQRGTAAVLPGRTIRLPRWLAAAGRRAGSDRGAAAVEFAMVAPVLVILAMGVIDFASVYNNWSGMRQGVWAGARAGSVANFGTGVSCPLTFTGGGSAPSADLQSLMCVTKNQVGLSQSSVRIDILISDPTLQTPGASWQMGGGLTVCAEAPVTSATGALGTALSGHYLRSKTTIRIEQASPNIETQGYEADSSGGGWAWCTAQNPSS; encoded by the coding sequence ATGTGGCGAAGGCAGCGGGGTACGGCAGCGGTACTACCCGGACGTACGATCCGGCTCCCCCGGTGGCTGGCTGCCGCCGGGCGGCGGGCGGGCTCCGACCGGGGCGCGGCGGCGGTCGAGTTCGCCATGGTGGCACCGGTCCTCGTCATCCTGGCCATGGGCGTCATCGACTTCGCCAGCGTCTACAACAACTGGAGCGGCATGCGCCAGGGCGTCTGGGCCGGGGCCCGGGCGGGCAGCGTGGCGAACTTCGGCACCGGGGTGTCCTGCCCGCTCACCTTCACCGGCGGCGGCTCGGCCCCTTCGGCGGACCTCCAGTCGCTCATGTGCGTCACCAAGAATCAGGTCGGCCTCAGCCAGTCCAGCGTGCGCATCGACATCCTGATCAGCGACCCCACGCTGCAGACGCCCGGTGCGTCCTGGCAGATGGGCGGCGGGCTGACGGTGTGCGCCGAGGCACCCGTCACCTCCGCTACCGGGGCCCTGGGCACGGCACTGTCGGGCCACTACCTCCGCTCTAAGACCACCATCCGCATCGAGCAGGCATCGCCCAACATCGAGACCCAGGGCTACGAGGCGGACTCGTCCGGCGGGGGGTGGGCATGGTGCACGGCGCAGAACCCCAGCTCGTAG
- a CDS encoding sensor domain-containing diguanylate cyclase translates to MPDELPDAFFQAMVHAAPVGFLAARPGGALVFASRGCEAMLGWAPGSLAGHLLAEVLDLAPDVLEAAAAPERRTPDMASGLALTARRRDGTALHVDVSLSRIEAPGEVLVMAALRDATARRRMERELQASELRFRTTVDDLAISLSIFSAIRDAGGRIADFRWEYANRAASAITGYPAERLVGRSLLDVLPHHGPSGVFDLYRRVVETGEPYLNADLSYEDVWGDGVLRRRAFDVRATKLGDGFVVVSRDITALREQEGAIERQRVELHRSYAEIRLLNELSAFLHGCFTEAEAYPIAAGCAARLFPGLSGGISLTLPSRELVESAATWGEIPPGELVFAPSECWALRLGHHHLSGPGEPRCAHLRGSTARWALCVPMIGQGDSIGVFHVLSGAPGAEAEAGLPDGGLPEAVVQLALTVAGQVSMSTANLRLRDTLRSWSIRDPLTGLYNRRFMEETLNRELHVGLRSGAPVAVLQVDIDHFKAYNDTYGHEAGDAVMRAVAEAMQELFRASDVACRYGGEEFTVILPGCPLPVACARADALRGRIAGLRLAHGRAALPAPTVSCGVAVSPEHGTTPQALVRAADDALYAAKAAGRDCVVSAGAS, encoded by the coding sequence ATGCCCGACGAACTCCCCGACGCCTTCTTCCAGGCCATGGTGCACGCCGCTCCGGTGGGCTTCCTGGCGGCGCGCCCGGGAGGCGCGCTCGTGTTCGCCAGCCGGGGGTGCGAGGCGATGCTGGGGTGGGCGCCCGGCTCCCTGGCCGGCCACCTCCTGGCGGAGGTGCTGGACCTGGCGCCCGACGTGCTGGAGGCCGCCGCCGCGCCCGAGCGGCGTACGCCCGACATGGCGTCGGGGCTGGCCCTGACCGCCCGCCGGCGGGACGGCACCGCGCTCCACGTGGACGTGAGCTTGAGCCGGATCGAGGCTCCCGGGGAGGTGCTGGTCATGGCAGCCCTCCGGGACGCCACCGCCCGGCGGCGGATGGAGCGCGAGCTGCAGGCCAGCGAGCTGCGCTTCCGGACCACCGTGGACGACCTGGCCATCAGCCTGTCGATCTTCAGCGCCATCCGGGATGCGGGCGGGCGCATCGCCGACTTCCGCTGGGAGTACGCCAACCGGGCGGCGAGCGCAATCACCGGGTACCCGGCGGAGCGCCTGGTGGGGCGGTCCCTGCTGGACGTGCTGCCCCATCACGGCCCGAGCGGGGTGTTCGACCTCTACCGCCGGGTCGTAGAAACCGGCGAGCCCTACCTGAACGCCGACCTGTCCTACGAGGACGTGTGGGGCGACGGCGTGCTCCGGCGGCGGGCCTTCGACGTACGGGCGACCAAGCTGGGGGATGGCTTCGTGGTGGTCTCGCGGGACATCACCGCCCTTCGTGAACAGGAGGGAGCCATCGAGCGCCAGCGGGTGGAGCTGCACCGTTCCTACGCCGAGATCCGCCTGCTCAACGAGCTCTCCGCGTTCCTGCACGGGTGCTTCACCGAGGCCGAGGCGTACCCCATCGCCGCCGGCTGCGCCGCCCGGCTGTTCCCCGGGCTCAGCGGGGGCATCTCCCTGACCCTGCCCTCCCGGGAGCTGGTGGAGTCGGCGGCGACCTGGGGCGAGATCCCTCCCGGGGAGCTGGTGTTCGCACCGAGCGAATGCTGGGCACTGCGCCTGGGTCACCATCACCTGTCCGGCCCGGGCGAGCCCCGGTGCGCCCACCTGCGGGGATCGACGGCGAGGTGGGCCCTGTGCGTGCCGATGATCGGCCAGGGCGACTCGATCGGCGTCTTCCACGTGCTCTCCGGCGCACCCGGAGCTGAGGCAGAAGCGGGGCTCCCGGACGGCGGGCTTCCGGAGGCAGTGGTGCAGCTCGCCCTGACGGTGGCCGGGCAGGTGTCGATGTCGACGGCGAACCTCCGGCTGCGCGACACCCTGCGCTCCTGGTCGATCCGGGACCCCTTGACCGGCCTGTACAACCGCCGGTTCATGGAGGAGACCCTGAACCGGGAACTGCATGTCGGGTTGCGCAGCGGCGCGCCGGTGGCGGTGCTGCAAGTGGACATCGACCACTTCAAGGCCTACAACGACACCTACGGTCACGAGGCCGGCGACGCCGTGATGCGGGCGGTGGCCGAGGCGATGCAGGAGCTGTTCCGAGCCTCGGACGTGGCGTGCCGCTACGGCGGCGAGGAGTTCACCGTGATCCTGCCCGGGTGCCCGCTGCCGGTGGCCTGCGCCCGGGCGGACGCACTCCGGGGCCGCATCGCGGGGCTGCGTCTCGCCCACGGCCGGGCGGCCCTGCCGGCGCCGACGGTGTCGTGCGGGGTGGCGGTCTCCCCCGAGCACGGCACGACACCCCAGGCCCTGGTACGGGCGGCGGACGATGCCCTGTACGCCGCCAAGGCGGCGGGCCGGGACTGCGTGGTGAGTGCAGGAGCGAGCTGA
- a CDS encoding pilus assembly protein TadG-related protein translates to MHRIASRIVGGIAARAGRALGDDRGAVSIVVAALLVALLGMAGLGIDLGRARQYVVAAQTGANAAALSGAQDLLQFTSWTQVISDVEMYADANFRINASMWNGCADPGALPYQPDSAHADACISSDSVTSPTKLRVRLPLLHVPTSFGAVLGVASIPVAAAATADIITAPPCALCVLSFVANPAFKANGTALVQVTGAALLDNSGASDAASVIGFSSVVADKIGGPSAPDGFRTTGNGRYSPTPVLAPPVPDPLAALLPCPAAGPGVCPTAVQPDVNLSGSSAASITPGIYQNISAQGSASLTMAPGTYIITHSMSFSGGGALTANGVTLYFACSAYPAPCTAGQSGASFSITGNGATGITPPASGPFQGLAIFADRNNATSSSLNGNGGTLLTGTVYTKGEALALTGNGAQTSTLNSMIIANTASTSGNGNLAISFTIAQNAPLGAIELEG, encoded by the coding sequence GTGCACCGGATCGCATCCCGGATCGTGGGTGGCATCGCCGCCCGGGCGGGGCGCGCCCTCGGTGACGACCGGGGCGCGGTGTCCATCGTGGTGGCCGCGCTCCTGGTCGCGCTCCTCGGCATGGCCGGACTCGGGATTGACCTCGGCCGTGCCCGGCAGTACGTGGTCGCCGCCCAGACCGGGGCGAATGCCGCCGCGCTCTCCGGCGCCCAGGACCTGCTCCAGTTCACCAGCTGGACCCAGGTCATCTCCGACGTGGAGATGTACGCCGACGCCAACTTCCGCATCAACGCCTCGATGTGGAACGGGTGCGCCGACCCCGGGGCGCTCCCCTACCAGCCCGACTCCGCCCATGCGGATGCGTGCATCTCCTCGGACTCGGTCACCTCCCCCACCAAGCTGCGGGTCCGCCTACCCCTCCTGCACGTGCCCACCAGTTTCGGCGCCGTGCTCGGCGTCGCCAGCATCCCGGTCGCCGCCGCAGCGACCGCGGACATCATCACCGCGCCCCCGTGCGCCCTGTGCGTGCTCAGCTTCGTGGCCAACCCGGCCTTCAAGGCCAACGGCACCGCCCTGGTGCAAGTGACCGGCGCCGCGCTGCTGGACAACTCCGGAGCCTCGGACGCAGCCAGTGTGATCGGCTTCTCCAGCGTGGTCGCCGACAAGATCGGCGGCCCGTCGGCTCCCGACGGCTTCCGCACCACGGGCAACGGGCGCTACTCGCCGACGCCGGTGCTGGCACCCCCGGTCCCCGACCCTCTGGCGGCACTCCTTCCCTGCCCGGCGGCTGGTCCCGGGGTGTGCCCGACGGCGGTGCAGCCGGATGTGAACCTGAGCGGGAGCAGCGCGGCGTCGATCACCCCGGGCATCTACCAGAACATCTCCGCCCAGGGGAGTGCGTCGCTCACGATGGCGCCGGGCACCTACATCATCACGCACTCGATGAGCTTCTCCGGCGGCGGCGCACTGACCGCCAACGGCGTGACCCTGTACTTCGCCTGCTCCGCCTATCCCGCGCCGTGCACCGCCGGGCAGTCCGGGGCCTCCTTCTCCATCACCGGCAACGGGGCCACCGGCATCACGCCCCCCGCCTCCGGGCCCTTCCAGGGGCTGGCGATCTTCGCCGACCGCAACAACGCCACCTCGTCCAGCCTCAACGGCAACGGCGGCACGTTGTTGACGGGCACGGTCTACACCAAGGGCGAGGCGCTGGCGCTGACCGGGAACGGCGCTCAGACCAGCACGCTGAACTCGATGATCATCGCCAACACGGCATCCACGTCGGGCAACGGGAACCTGGCCATCAGCTTCACCATCGCCCAGAACGCCCCGCTGGGCGCCATCGAGCTCGAGGGCTGA
- the pafA gene encoding Pup--protein ligase encodes MDRRIFGLENEYGVTCTFRGQRRLSPDEVARYLFRRVVSWGRSSNVFLENGARLYLDVGSHPEYATPECDEIRQLVAHDKAGERILESLVNSAEARLREEGIAGQVYLFKNNTDSAGNSYGCHENYLVSRYGEFGKLAEVLIPFFVTRQIFTGAGKVLQTARGAIYCISQRAEHIWEGVSSATTRSRPIINTRDEPHADAEKYRRLHVIVGDSNMSEYTTWIKVATTAVLLRMLEEGTVMRDLSLENPIRAIREISHDLTCQRKVRLANGREASAIELQWEYLSRAAKYVERRDDPEMKETVRAWEECLVALENDFLALDRKIDWVIKYRMLEQYRERRAMTLGNPKVALMDLVYHDVSRRRGLYYLLERNGLVDRYVSEEDVRLAMHEAPQTTRARLRGEFIRAAKRRRRDYTVDWVHLKLNDQAQRTVLCKDPFKYTDERVAKLIAWL; translated from the coding sequence ATGGACCGGCGCATCTTCGGGTTGGAGAACGAGTACGGCGTCACGTGCACCTTCCGGGGCCAGCGCCGCCTGTCGCCCGACGAGGTGGCCCGCTACCTGTTCCGCCGGGTGGTCTCCTGGGGCCGCTCCTCCAACGTGTTCCTGGAGAACGGCGCCCGCCTGTACCTGGACGTCGGGTCCCACCCGGAGTACGCCACCCCGGAGTGCGATGAGATCCGCCAGCTGGTGGCCCACGACAAGGCGGGGGAGCGGATCCTGGAGTCGCTGGTGAACTCGGCCGAGGCCCGCCTGCGGGAGGAGGGCATCGCCGGGCAGGTCTACCTGTTCAAGAACAACACCGACTCCGCCGGCAACTCCTACGGCTGCCACGAGAACTACCTCGTCAGCCGCTACGGCGAGTTCGGCAAGCTGGCCGAGGTCCTGATCCCGTTCTTCGTCACCCGGCAGATCTTCACCGGGGCGGGCAAGGTGCTGCAGACCGCCCGGGGCGCCATCTACTGCATCTCGCAGCGGGCCGAGCACATCTGGGAGGGCGTCTCGTCGGCCACCACCCGCTCGCGCCCCATCATCAACACCCGGGACGAGCCGCACGCCGACGCCGAGAAATACCGCCGGCTGCACGTCATCGTGGGCGACTCCAACATGAGCGAGTACACGACCTGGATCAAGGTCGCCACCACGGCGGTGCTGCTGCGGATGCTGGAGGAGGGCACCGTGATGCGCGACCTCAGCCTGGAGAACCCGATCCGGGCCATCCGCGAGATCTCCCACGACCTAACCTGCCAGCGCAAGGTCCGCCTCGCCAACGGGCGGGAGGCCTCAGCGATCGAGCTGCAGTGGGAGTACCTCTCCCGGGCGGCGAAGTACGTCGAGCGCCGGGACGACCCCGAGATGAAGGAGACCGTGCGGGCCTGGGAGGAGTGCCTGGTGGCGCTGGAGAACGACTTCCTCGCCCTCGACCGCAAGATCGACTGGGTGATCAAGTACCGGATGCTGGAGCAGTACCGGGAGAGGCGGGCGATGACCCTGGGCAACCCGAAGGTGGCCCTGATGGATCTCGTCTACCACGACGTGAGCCGCCGGCGGGGCCTCTACTACCTGCTGGAGCGCAATGGCCTCGTCGACCGCTACGTCAGCGAGGAGGACGTGCGCCTGGCGATGCACGAGGCACCGCAGACCACCCGGGCGCGGCTGCGGGGCGAGTTCATCCGGGCGGCCAAGCGCCGGCGGCGGGACTACACCGTGGACTGGGTGCACCTGAAGCTGAACGACCAGGCACAGCGCACGGTGCTCTGCAAGGACCCCTTCAAGTACACCGACGAACGGGTGGCCAAGCTGATCGCCTGGCTGTAG
- the prcA gene encoding proteasome subunit alpha, giving the protein MGLPFYVSPEQFMKDKSDYARKGISRGKSVLALDYAGGILFVAENPSSTLHKISEIYDRIAFAAVGKFNEFETLRMHGVRQADIRGYSYSREDVSARALANSYSQVLGQIFTAELKPFEVEILVAQVGTDGGPNELYHILYDGSVADESGFVAMGGQAEALTEYIRRTFQPGASLADALRTGATALAEIEKREIPASNLEVAALDRSRERRKFRRFSKPELSQLLAPADPGPGPGGEPDAAS; this is encoded by the coding sequence ATGGGCCTGCCCTTCTACGTCTCCCCCGAGCAATTCATGAAGGACAAGTCCGACTACGCCCGGAAGGGCATCTCCCGGGGCAAGTCGGTGCTGGCGCTGGACTACGCCGGGGGCATCCTGTTCGTGGCCGAGAACCCGTCCTCGACGCTCCACAAGATCTCCGAGATCTACGACCGCATCGCCTTCGCCGCGGTGGGCAAGTTCAACGAGTTCGAGACCCTGCGCATGCACGGGGTGCGCCAGGCCGACATCCGGGGCTACTCCTACTCCCGGGAGGACGTCTCGGCCCGGGCGCTGGCCAACAGCTATTCGCAGGTGCTCGGCCAGATCTTCACCGCCGAACTGAAGCCCTTCGAGGTGGAGATCTTGGTGGCCCAGGTGGGCACCGACGGCGGGCCCAACGAGCTGTACCACATCCTCTACGACGGCTCGGTGGCCGACGAGTCCGGGTTCGTGGCCATGGGGGGCCAGGCCGAGGCGCTCACCGAGTACATCCGCCGGACGTTCCAGCCCGGCGCCAGCCTGGCGGACGCCCTGCGCACCGGCGCGACCGCGTTGGCCGAGATCGAGAAGCGCGAGATCCCGGCCTCCAACCTCGAGGTGGCGGCCCTGGACCGTTCCCGGGAGCGCCGCAAGTTCCGCCGCTTCTCCAAGCCCGAGCTGAGCCAGCTGCTCGCCCCAGCAGATCCCGGGCCCGGACCCGGAGGCGAGCCCGACGCCGCCTCGTAG
- a CDS encoding glycosyltransferase: MVTALRTAPPATVPESSLRAALARLWIDHVLWTRQYIVAAVAGSPDAEAAAGRLLRNQEDIGNAVVPFYGEEAGAALTTLLKDHIMIAVGIVAASLDDDEDAALAELARWDANADALAELLAGANPENWPLDDVRDLLGQHLALTKRELLARLNDEWDDDIAAFDDILTEILTMASALSEGLIAQFPDRF; this comes from the coding sequence ATGGTCACCGCCCTACGCACTGCACCACCGGCAACCGTACCCGAGTCATCCCTTCGTGCTGCCCTCGCCCGCCTCTGGATCGACCATGTCCTCTGGACCCGCCAGTACATCGTGGCGGCTGTGGCGGGCAGTCCGGACGCCGAGGCGGCCGCCGGGCGCCTGCTGCGCAACCAAGAGGACATCGGCAACGCCGTGGTGCCCTTCTACGGCGAGGAGGCGGGCGCCGCTCTCACCACCCTCTTGAAGGACCACATCATGATTGCGGTCGGCATCGTCGCCGCGTCGCTGGATGACGACGAGGACGCCGCCCTCGCCGAGCTGGCACGCTGGGACGCCAACGCCGACGCCCTTGCCGAGCTGCTGGCCGGCGCCAACCCCGAGAACTGGCCCCTGGACGACGTGCGCGACCTGCTCGGACAGCACCTGGCACTTACCAAGCGGGAGCTCCTGGCCCGGCTGAACGACGAGTGGGACGACGACATCGCCGCCTTCGACGACATCCTCACCGAGATCTTGACCATGGCGAGCGCGTTGTCGGAGGGACTGATTGCGCAGTTCCCGGATCGGTTC
- the prcB gene encoding proteasome subunit beta produces MVSDLPFERAPAAGFEPGSFADLLRRVRPAAVPLPVELPAGSDLADRAPHGTTILALRYGVGVVIAGDRRATEGYSIAHRSIEKVFPTDESSAVAIAGAAGPAIEMVRVFQTELEHYEKIEGERLTLEGRANKLSQFLRANLPMAMQGMVVVPLFVGYDPARGLGRIFKYDVTGGRYEESDYYATGSGGRDARATIKKRYRPDLTRNEAVKVALEALFDASEEDVATGGPDVLRKIYPNIAAISAAGVTEIDDGTIAALFDDLLAERTAAGRINPRETVPGSPESMAADES; encoded by the coding sequence ATGGTGTCTGACCTGCCCTTCGAGCGCGCGCCCGCCGCCGGCTTCGAGCCGGGCTCGTTCGCCGACCTGCTGCGCCGGGTGCGCCCCGCCGCGGTCCCCCTCCCGGTGGAGCTGCCCGCGGGTAGCGACCTCGCCGACCGGGCACCGCACGGCACCACCATCCTGGCCCTGCGCTACGGGGTCGGGGTGGTGATCGCCGGCGACCGGCGGGCGACCGAGGGCTACAGCATCGCCCACCGCTCCATTGAGAAGGTCTTCCCGACCGACGAGTCGTCGGCGGTGGCCATCGCCGGAGCCGCGGGCCCGGCGATCGAGATGGTGCGCGTCTTCCAGACCGAGCTGGAGCACTACGAGAAGATCGAGGGCGAGCGCCTCACGCTGGAGGGCCGGGCGAACAAGCTCTCGCAGTTCCTGCGCGCCAACCTGCCGATGGCCATGCAGGGGATGGTGGTGGTGCCGCTGTTCGTCGGCTACGACCCCGCCCGCGGGCTGGGCCGCATCTTCAAGTACGACGTCACCGGGGGGCGCTACGAGGAGAGCGACTACTACGCCACCGGCAGCGGCGGCCGGGACGCCCGGGCCACCATCAAGAAGCGCTACCGGCCCGACCTCACCCGGAACGAGGCGGTGAAGGTGGCCCTCGAGGCACTTTTCGACGCCTCGGAGGAGGACGTCGCCACCGGCGGTCCCGACGTCCTGCGCAAGATCTACCCCAACATCGCCGCCATCTCGGCAGCGGGGGTCACCGAGATCGATGACGGCACCATCGCGGCGCTGTTCGACGACCTGTTGGCCGAGCGCACCGCCGCCGGCCGAATCAACCCCCGGGAGACCGTGCCCGGGAGCCCCGAATCGATGGCGGCGGACGAGAGCTGA